From the Gemmatimonadales bacterium genome, the window GGTGCGCTTCGATGTACTCGCGGGCCGCGTCGCTCCGGCTGGGGTCCAGGGCGCTTGCCCGGATCGAGGCTTCCTGCTGTTCTTCACCGAACCCGGCAATCTCCTCGTTCCTAAGCGGCGCGTCGCCGCTCTTGCGCTTGCGTGGCATACTCGCTCCTTGGCTCGCGGTTCGCCGGATCGATGATACCTGGGCCGCCTGCCGCGCAGGCGGCCAGGTGATGCTACCGCGCCGATCGCCCCTGAGCGGGCTGCTCGGCGTCGCGGTTGACCACCGACTCCGCGATGCGCGTGAGCTTCTGGTCGGTCTCCTCTTCCTCGTTCAATGTCTGGCCCAGCAGGTCGTGAATCTGGCTCTGACCCAGCAGCTCGGCGTAGGTCGCGAGGCAGCCGTAGGTGGCGATCTCGTAGTGCTCCACCTTCTGGGCCGCACCGATGAGCGCGGCGTCGACAACGTCGGGAGGCGCATCGCCGTGCATCAGCTTGTTGCCTTCCTCGATAATCCCTGCCATGCCCTCGCACTTGCGCCCCTTGGCGGG encodes:
- a CDS encoding ferritin-like domain-containing protein → MATKLNSLSDLFVHELPDIYDAEHQIVKALPKMAQAATHPALQQAFEEHLRQTEGHIRRLDQVFQILGMPAKGRKCEGMAGIIEEGNKLMHGDAPPDVVDAALIGAAQKVEHYEIATYGCLATYAELLGQSQIHDLLGQTLNEEEETDQKLTRIAESVVNRDAEQPAQGRSAR